CTACCAATTCAGAAGATCGTCCCCTCCCTTCCCTAGATCCAAATGCACTTTATACGGGAGGAGCTTTCTTGCCAGATCCATCTGGTATCGACCCGGATGAACGGGCGGTTCAACTCATTGGCATCGGATCTGAAGAAGAATTGACGATAGCGATTTTGTACTTGCGGCCAAAGAGCAACGGGGATATCCGCTTACAAAGCAAAGATCCGCTAAATATTGTATTGGCAGACGAAGGATTTCTCTCGAATCCAGACGACATGGAAGCTGTAAAAAGAATTTATCGAACGTATATCAGAGACATTGCCCTAGAGTTGGAAAAGATCGATTCTTCGTATCAGCTCCTATCCCCAACATTCGATGTGATTGATGATGATGACAGGCTTGAAGAATTTATTAAGGAAAATTTCGATCACAATCACCATCAGCAAGGCTTTTTGCGTATGGCTCCTTTATCGAAAGGTGGAGTCGTTGACCGTAGAGGAAATGTGCATGGAGTTCAGGATTTGGTCGTTGCAGATGCGTCCATAGTTCCATTTACAGTCGATGGAAACACGTCTTCTGCTGCATATCTTATCGGCTATACCATAGCCAAGCAATTAGGTAAACGCAAAAAAAATCAACGAGGTTGTAAGGAAGTGGGGGATGAATAAAAGCAGGCTCTTTCGCAACCAACTTCACCCATGAGTGCCCCTCCTTTTCAACGTTATGATTCATAATTATTCGAAATTTTATAAAGTTGACACGGCGATTTGTTATTTAGACACACCGGAAAACAAAGACCCTCTAACCGAATATAACGGGGGCTCTATGCAAAGAACCCTGCAGAATAATACCGCAGGGTTTCTTTGCACATATCCAATCAGAACCATGTGAAAGTGAAGAGCCGGATAAACTGGACTATTTCAACTTCGAAATCATGCAAATACCAGTTATGTATCAGACTTAAAACGAATAACCGCATAAATTAGACTGCAGCCGATATAAATGATCATTCCGATAACGATCTGTATTATTTCAGATTCTGAATGATGAGTATAATGATTAACAAGAAACATTATGAATATTAGGACTAGCGCATCTATTATCAATCGACTCCATTTTATCCTCTTCATCATAGGGATCATAGCAAGTAAATTACAGCATACTGCAATGAACTCCAAAGTGAGAATACCGACTGTTGCCCCCCTGTAATTTAACCCAGGTTTTGCTACAAGAAAGTAATGAACGATTAATGAAATACTTATTCCACTAATTAGACCAATTAACGGTACTTTTTTATACTCTTGGACCCAAAGTATGCTTGTGCTCACTTCACGTAAACCCACAAGCAATGGAACGATAAATAAAAATTGAATCGGTCTTGCCGCCTCAATTGTGCCAAATAAAATAAGTGAAATTTCCTTATTATAGACATAAAGAAACAGACTCGATATCCAGCCCCATATCCAGGATACCTTCAGTGCTATTCTGGTACGGAGATGAAAACGTTCATAGTTTCTTGCCTGCCAATCTGCTACCATTCTCATTGTTAATGTATGTGAAAGTGCAGCAGTGACCAGGGTTGGCATATAGGCTACAAGTGCAGCCATACCTGTAAGAACTCCAAATATTGCTGTTGCTTCTGCAGATGAATAACCCGCAGTTTGAAGTCTGTTAGGGATTATAATAGCGTCCAAAACATCAGAAAGCGGAATCAGCAATCTGGTAATGGATATAATGAAAGAACTGTGTATAAACCACTTTAATCTCTTTTGAAATTTAATGTCTGAATAACGGATTGGGGCTTGATTACCTTGTCGATTCACATATAGGTAATATGAAATTAATACTAAAAAAGCAGAAATCGCACCAAGCGATGTACTCAACATGCTGTTACCGGTTGCAATTGCAGGACCTTGAGGCAGGAAAAGAAAAACGATAGCTAGCATGAACAACACTCGAACTGCTTGTTCAATAATTTCGGAGACAGCAATTACATTGTATAATTCGATGCCTTGTAAATAACCACGAAGTAGACTTAACAATGGAACTGCAAAGAAGGCCGGGGCCAGAAAGTGAATGAAATAATAAAGCTGCTCGTTACCAAGCATTCTTGCTACCGTATCTGAATAATAAAAAGTAAGAGTAGTTGCGCATCCCCCTATAATGATTAAATAAATAGAAAAAATCTTGAACCATATCCAGCCTTGTGAGGGATGCTTCGCAGTGTACAAGGCTAATGCAGTTGGTAATCCGCCGGTTAGCAACATTAATCCTAACCCAAAATAGGAGTAAGCAATCTGAAAAAGCCCAATCCCCTCCGCACCAATAAGTCTTGTTAATGAGACTCTGCCGATTAAGCCGATTGCTTTTACCATCAAAATTGCACATATTCGGAATACCGTTTGTTTGATGAAAGAAGAGCTCATCATTTTCCTCCACTGCATAAGACTTGTCCGTATCATCCTATGACCATGAAGAAGGCGATATGAATGGTGCAACACTTTTATCTAGAATGCCAGTACATGTGCTAGTCGTTGATGTGAATCAAAATATATTTGGTATGTTTATCCCAGCCCAAATCAAAAGGCGCTCGGTAACGATCTGCAGTATGCGAATTAACCAGAGGATAACCGTTGGCATCAAATCCGGTTACTACTGAAAAGTGGTCAACGTCATTGTCTACAACATGAGCAATTAAATCACCCGGTAACAGTTTTGCAAAAGCGGTATCCGGATGTTTGCTTGTTGGTTTTATAAGTTCGGAGAAATATCCGGTTGCAATGACTTTTCCATAACCGGAGTGTACAATAAAGTTCTTAAAGGCATCCGTCTGAACCCAAGTTCGGGTCCCGCCTCCAGCATAGCGATAACGCCAAGGTCCCTTCATCTTGAGACCTCCACCCTCCGCCTGATCACCAACCACCTGGGAGGCAAAATTCGTGCAATCTCCACCTTTAACGTTATAATTCAAATATTTTGGATTGTACCGCCCATTATTGCCTGCACCCCAAGCAGTACCAGCATATTTATTGGCATATTCAACGGCTTTCTTTCTTTTGTAATTTTTCCCATCCCTTATAATTTCATTGTGAAGAGGAAAATACACAGTGCCTCCTGAAGTCCCTCCAATTAGTTTGGGGTTTTCTTCTATAGGATCAAGATACCACTCTTTAAACACAATCCAATTTCCATTCTTTTTTTTCAAAGTAATAGCATGCCAAG
Above is a window of Paenibacillus sp. FSL K6-1330 DNA encoding:
- a CDS encoding oligosaccharide flippase family protein, with product MSSSFIKQTVFRICAILMVKAIGLIGRVSLTRLIGAEGIGLFQIAYSYFGLGLMLLTGGLPTALALYTAKHPSQGWIWFKIFSIYLIIIGGCATTLTFYYSDTVARMLGNEQLYYFIHFLAPAFFAVPLLSLLRGYLQGIELYNVIAVSEIIEQAVRVLFMLAIVFLFLPQGPAIATGNSMLSTSLGAISAFLVLISYYLYVNRQGNQAPIRYSDIKFQKRLKWFIHSSFIISITRLLIPLSDVLDAIIIPNRLQTAGYSSAEATAIFGVLTGMAALVAYMPTLVTAALSHTLTMRMVADWQARNYERFHLRTRIALKVSWIWGWISSLFLYVYNKEISLILFGTIEAARPIQFLFIVPLLVGLREVSTSILWVQEYKKVPLIGLISGISISLIVHYFLVAKPGLNYRGATVGILTLEFIAVCCNLLAMIPMMKRIKWSRLIIDALVLIFIMFLVNHYTHHSESEIIQIVIGMIIYIGCSLIYAVIRFKSDT
- a CDS encoding amidase domain-containing protein, which produces MTKTVYFSIYTTIVLLFGSSHITNTNPSEDEIKKYLNELFAVRSNFLVNKTSNMTSYYDQAYNSSRNAYRVEEKRKTYLNTWGNYRGIHFTDSQSNIRVTRIQMEGDTAKVSLAHSQKLSYIYVDKILPTQSFGIGTWHAITLKKKNGNWIVFKEWYLDPIEENPKLIGGTSGGTVYFPLHNEIIRDGKNYKRKKAVEYANKYAGTAWGAGNNGRYNPKYLNYNVKGGDCTNFASQVVGDQAEGGGLKMKGPWRYRYAGGGTRTWVQTDAFKNFIVHSGYGKVIATGYFSELIKPTSKHPDTAFAKLLPGDLIAHVVDNDVDHFSVVTGFDANGYPLVNSHTADRYRAPFDLGWDKHTKYILIHIND